One Thermoanaerobacter pseudethanolicus ATCC 33223 DNA window includes the following coding sequences:
- a CDS encoding DUF2680 domain-containing protein — MNFKKVVAVVLTGGMLLSGIAAYAATTGNTASSSTPPQYSTTAPRYGMSRNADFLAKLTGKTADEILSELQSGKTIVQIAEENGITLDNLKKALIEQKEGFIDQLVKDGKITQDRADTIKKTIEDKINSWDGTCQYGKGSGVGLGLGLGKNSNGNTGVGLGAGFGAKGAHKGAGYRGNFGPTVQQ, encoded by the coding sequence ATGAATTTCAAAAAGGTAGTAGCAGTAGTACTTACAGGAGGTATGCTTTTAAGTGGAATAGCTGCTTATGCAGCCACAACTGGCAATACAGCTAGTTCTTCAACTCCACCTCAATATTCTACGACAGCACCAAGATACGGAATGAGTAGAAATGCAGATTTTCTTGCAAAACTGACAGGTAAGACAGCAGATGAAATTTTAAGTGAACTTCAATCAGGGAAAACAATAGTTCAGATTGCAGAAGAAAATGGCATAACACTTGACAATCTGAAAAAAGCTTTAATTGAGCAAAAAGAAGGGTTTATAGACCAATTAGTTAAAGATGGTAAAATAACTCAGGATAGGGCTGACACAATCAAAAAAACCATTGAAGACAAGATAAATTCATGGGATGGAACATGTCAATATGGTAAAGGTTCAGGTGTAGGTTTAGGTCTTGGACTTGGAAAAAATAGCAATGGCAATACAGGTGTAGGCTTGGGAGCAGGTTTTGGTGCTAAAGGAGCGCATAAAGGAGCAGGCTATAGAGGAAACTTTGGACCAACTGTTCAGCAGTAA